A genomic window from Vigna radiata var. radiata cultivar VC1973A chromosome 2, Vradiata_ver6, whole genome shotgun sequence includes:
- the LOC106756190 gene encoding inactive leucine-rich repeat receptor-like serine/threonine-protein kinase At1g60630: MERSYVFVFLCVSVLCLFLSEPTRAEDDSQPLLALKSSIDVLHKLPWRQGTDVCTWKGVKDCFNGRVRKLVLEHSNLTGSLDAKILNRLDQLRVLSFKGNSLSGQVPDLSALINLKSIFLNDNNFSGEFPSSVALLHRVKVIVLSQNHISGDIPASLLNLRRLYILYLEDNAFTGSIPAFNQTSLRYLNVSNNRLSGEIPETAALIRFNASSFSGNPGLCGENILQPCKNGSAPSAPPISPSYPLIPGGTAAASKRASYNRTKLIKIIGGCVGGFIFILLCMVVVWAICRKRKTRVGSGTRSKGGADVAEGEAGAAGSAGGGGGGGGGEGGDSGKQGGFAWEGEGLGKLVFCGGGDREMSYSLEDLLKASAETLGRGIIGSTYKAVMESGFIVTVKRLKDARYPGLEEFRAHIHVLGRLTHPNLVPLRAYFQAKEERLLVYDYFPNGSLFSLIHGSKTSGGGKPLHWTSCLKIAEDLATGLLYIHQNPGMTHGNLKSSNVLLGSDFESCLTDYGLTVFLNPDSMDEPSATSLFYRAPECRNFQRSQTQPADVYSFGVLVLELLTGKTPFQDLVQTYGSDIPRWVRSVREEETESGDDPASGNEASEEKLQALLNIAMACVSLVPENRPTMREVLKMIRDARGEAHVSSNSSDHSPGRWSDTVQSFPREEHQSI; encoded by the exons ATGGAGAGATcctatgtttttgtttttctctgtgTCTCTGTGCTTTGTCTCTTCCTGTCCGAACCCACCAGAGCAGAAGACGATTCCCAGCCACTACTCGCTCTCAAATCCTCCATTGACGTTCTCCACAAGCTCCCATGGCGGCAAGGAACCGACGTGTGCACATGGAAAGGGGTCAAAGACTGCTTCAACGGAAGAGTCAGAAAGCTCGTTCTGGAACACTCCAACCTAACCGGTTCTCTAGATGCCAAGATCTTGAACCGTTTGGACCAGCTCCGAGTCCTCAGCTTCAAAGGAAACTCACTCTCCGGCCAAGTCCCTGACCTCTCCGCCCTGATCAACCTCAAATCGATTTTCCTTAACGACAACAATTTCTCCGGCGAGTTCCCCTCCTCGGTCGCGCTGCTCCACCGCGTCAAAGTCATTGTCCTGTCGCAAAACCACATCTCCGGCGACATTCCAGCGTCGCTTCTGAATCTCCGGCGACTCTACATCCTCTACCTGGAAGACAACGCGTTCACGGGAAGCATCCCGGCTTTCAACCAAACCAGCCTCAGGTATTTGAATGTCTCCAACAATCGACTCTCCGGCGAGATTCCGGAGACCGCCGCACTGATCCGGTTCAATGCCTCGTCGTTTTCAGGCAACCCGGGGCTCTGCGGGGAGAACATCCTCCAACCGTGCAAAAACGGCAGCGCTCCGTCGGCGCCGCCGATAAGCCCCAGCTATCCGCTAATCCCGGGAGGCACCGCGGCGGCGTCGAAGCGGGCGTCATATAACCGTACCAAACTGATAAAGATAATTGGAGGGTGCGTTGGTGGGTTTATTTTCATACTGTTGTGCATGGTTGTGGTGTGGGCGATTTGCAGGAAGCGGAAGACGAGGGTGGGTTCCGGAACGAGGAGCAAGGGCGGTGCTGACGTGGCAGAGGGGGAGGCTGGTGCGGCGGGGAGTGCAGgaggcggcggcggcggcggcggcggcgagGGCGGGGACAGTGGTAAACAAGGGGGTTTTGCATGGGAAGGTGAGGGTCTAGGGAAACTGGTGTTCTGCGGAGGAGGTGATCGCGAGATGAGTTATAGTTTGGAAGATTTGCTGAAAGCATCGGCGGAGACTTTGGGGAGGGGTATTATCGGAAGTACATATAAAGCAGTTATGGAATCAGGGTTCATCGTTACTGTTAAGAGGTTGAAGGATGCAAGATACCCTGGTTTGGAAGAATTCAGAGCTCACATTCATGTTCTTGGAAGGCTCACTCACCCTAACCTGGTCCCACTCAGGGCCTATTTTCAGGCTAAAGAAGAACGTCTTCTCGTTTATGATTACTTCCCCAATGGCAGCCTCTTCTCCCTTATTCACG GATCAAAGACATCCGGCGGGGGAAAGCCTCTTCACTGGACATCCTGCCTTAAGATTGCCGAAGATCTAGCAACAGGCCTGCTCTATATCCACCAGAACCCCGGCATGACACATGGAAACCTAAAATCTTCTAATGTGTTGCTTGGTTCTGATTTTGAGTCATGTCTTACTGATTATGGTCTCACTGTTTTCCTAAATCCTGACTCAATGGACGAGCCCAGTGCCACATCTTTATTCTACAGAGCACCTGAATGCCGCAACTTTCAAAGGTCACAAACTCAACCAGCTGATGTATACAGCTTTGGGGTCCTTGTTCTAGAGCTTTTAACTGGCAAAACACCCTTCCAAGACCTTGTTCAGACGTATGGTTCAGACATACCTAGGTGGGTCCGGTCAGTGCGCGAAGAAGAGACAGAGTCCGGTGATGATCCTGCCTCAGGCAATGAAGCATCAGAAGAGAAGCTTCAGGCTCTTCTGAACATTGCCATGGCATGTGTTTCACTGGTGCCAGAAAACAGGCCTACAATGAGAGAGGTTTTAAAGATGATAAGAGATGCAAGAGGGGAGGCGCATGTCTCATCTAACAGTAGTGATCACTCTCCTGGAAGATGGTCAGATACTGTTCAAAGCTTTCCAAGGGAAGAACACCAGAGCATATGA